In one window of Streptomyces sp. FXJ1.172 DNA:
- a CDS encoding multifunctional oxoglutarate decarboxylase/oxoglutarate dehydrogenase thiamine pyrophosphate-binding subunit/dihydrolipoyllysine-residue succinyltransferase subunit yields MASQSDTARAASHGLDFGLNEWVVDEQRRRYLHDPGSVDQTWRNFFANLVSPSAAASLTASAQHHEGTDEAALKAVQVAALIHAYRVRGHLMAGTDPLMARPTAAHPELDIAAFGLDDADRAEDVAVDGFAGRATMSLDEVLGALREFYCRTAGFEYMHIQDARERRWIQQRVEGPQRRPDRAGQLRILYRLGAAEAFETFLQTKYVGQKRYSLEGGESAIVLLDALLLRAIEDGVQEAVIGMAHRGRLNVLANIIGKSYAQIFDEFEDAVDIRSVQGSGDVKYHLGAEGTYRALDGGTIAVSVVANPSHLEIVGPVAQGVVRAKQDLAGDQGEPFPVLPVVLHGDAAFAGQGVVAETLNMSQLPGYRTGGTVHVVVNNQVGFTTLPANGRSSTYATHVARMVEAPIFHVNGDDPEAVDRVARMAFDYRQTFHKDVVVDLVCYRRHGHSEVDDPSITQPMMYERIAAKASARTLYAAALIRRGDIGERQADSARRNYQDHLERAFAETRALPAPAPAEDLPCADAGQAATQRTATAIDEATARQVIASQTDLPQGFTVHPRVLPQLHRRTATLDTGTVDWATAETLAIGSLLLEGVPVRLAGQDSRRGTFGQRHAVLTDRRTGAEHTPLNSLSPQAASFAPYDSMLSELAALAFEYGYAQARPEALVLWEAQFGDFANGAQTVVDEYIASSEQKWGQRSAVTMLLPHGLEGQGPDHSSARIERFLQLCAQDNMTVAMPSLPGNYFHLLRQQALDGRRPLVVFTPKSMLRSKAAVSALAEFTQGGFRPVLPDDTTDPARVSRVLLCSGKVFYDLDAHRHAAGTTDTAIVRVERLYPFPDEELVAELAHFPAAADVRWVQEESENQGAWSFVAPRLHRLTRRAVECVSRPEAPAPAVGSARRHGVEQKALVTSAFQ; encoded by the coding sequence ATGGCGTCGCAATCAGACACCGCTCGAGCAGCGTCTCACGGGCTGGACTTCGGGCTCAACGAATGGGTCGTGGACGAGCAGCGACGGCGTTACCTCCACGACCCCGGCTCGGTCGACCAGACGTGGCGGAACTTCTTCGCCAACCTGGTGTCCCCGAGCGCCGCGGCCTCGCTGACCGCCTCAGCCCAACACCACGAGGGCACCGACGAGGCGGCGCTCAAGGCGGTACAGGTCGCGGCGCTCATCCACGCGTATCGCGTGCGCGGGCATCTGATGGCCGGAACGGACCCGCTCATGGCGCGGCCCACCGCAGCACATCCGGAGCTCGACATCGCCGCGTTCGGACTTGACGACGCGGACCGGGCGGAGGACGTCGCCGTGGACGGGTTCGCCGGGCGCGCCACGATGTCGCTCGACGAAGTGCTGGGCGCATTGCGGGAGTTCTACTGCCGCACCGCCGGGTTCGAGTACATGCACATCCAGGACGCCCGGGAACGCCGCTGGATCCAGCAGCGCGTGGAGGGGCCGCAGCGCCGCCCGGACCGTGCCGGACAGCTCCGGATCCTCTACCGGTTGGGGGCCGCGGAGGCCTTCGAGACGTTCCTGCAGACCAAGTACGTGGGCCAGAAGCGGTACTCGCTCGAAGGCGGCGAGTCGGCCATCGTGCTGCTCGACGCCCTGTTGCTCCGCGCCATCGAAGACGGTGTCCAAGAAGCCGTCATCGGGATGGCGCACCGCGGCCGGCTCAACGTCCTGGCCAACATCATCGGCAAGTCCTACGCCCAGATATTCGACGAGTTCGAGGACGCGGTGGACATCCGGTCGGTCCAGGGCTCGGGGGACGTGAAGTACCACCTCGGCGCGGAGGGCACCTACCGTGCCCTGGACGGCGGCACCATCGCCGTCTCGGTCGTGGCAAACCCCTCGCACCTGGAGATCGTGGGGCCGGTGGCCCAGGGCGTGGTGCGCGCCAAGCAGGACTTGGCCGGGGACCAGGGCGAGCCCTTCCCCGTACTGCCGGTCGTCCTCCACGGCGACGCCGCCTTCGCCGGCCAGGGCGTGGTCGCCGAGACCCTGAACATGTCGCAACTGCCGGGCTACCGCACGGGCGGGACGGTCCACGTGGTCGTCAACAACCAGGTCGGCTTCACCACCCTGCCCGCCAACGGCCGTTCGAGCACGTACGCCACCCATGTGGCACGGATGGTGGAGGCCCCGATCTTCCACGTCAACGGCGACGACCCGGAAGCCGTCGACCGCGTCGCACGGATGGCCTTCGACTACCGCCAGACGTTCCACAAGGACGTCGTGGTCGATCTGGTCTGCTACCGGCGCCACGGGCACAGCGAGGTCGACGACCCGTCCATCACGCAGCCGATGATGTACGAACGCATCGCCGCCAAGGCTTCGGCGCGCACGCTGTACGCCGCGGCCCTCATACGCCGCGGGGACATCGGCGAGCGGCAGGCGGACAGTGCCCGCCGCAACTACCAGGATCACCTCGAACGGGCCTTCGCCGAGACCCGGGCGCTGCCCGCTCCCGCACCGGCCGAAGACCTTCCTTGCGCCGACGCCGGGCAGGCGGCCACCCAGCGCACGGCGACCGCGATCGACGAGGCGACAGCCCGTCAGGTCATCGCATCGCAGACCGACCTGCCGCAGGGCTTCACCGTGCACCCGCGTGTCCTGCCGCAGCTCCACCGGCGTACGGCGACGCTCGACACCGGCACCGTCGACTGGGCCACCGCGGAGACACTGGCGATCGGTTCGCTGCTGCTGGAGGGCGTCCCGGTACGGCTGGCCGGACAGGACTCCCGGCGCGGCACCTTCGGCCAGCGCCACGCCGTACTGACCGACCGGCGCACCGGCGCGGAGCACACGCCGCTGAACTCCCTCAGCCCGCAGGCCGCGAGTTTCGCACCGTACGACTCGATGCTGTCCGAACTGGCGGCGCTGGCCTTCGAGTACGGCTATGCGCAGGCCCGCCCGGAAGCCCTGGTGCTGTGGGAGGCCCAGTTCGGTGACTTCGCCAACGGCGCGCAGACGGTCGTCGACGAGTACATCGCCTCGTCCGAGCAGAAGTGGGGCCAGCGCTCCGCCGTGACCATGCTTCTGCCCCACGGCCTGGAGGGCCAGGGTCCGGACCACTCCTCCGCCCGGATCGAACGCTTCCTGCAACTGTGCGCGCAGGACAACATGACCGTGGCCATGCCCTCCCTGCCGGGCAACTACTTCCATCTGCTCAGGCAGCAGGCGCTGGACGGCCGCAGGCCCCTGGTGGTCTTCACCCCGAAGTCGATGCTGCGGTCGAAGGCGGCCGTCTCCGCCCTGGCCGAGTTCACCCAGGGCGGCTTCCGCCCGGTCCTGCCGGACGACACGACGGATCCGGCCCGTGTCTCGCGCGTGCTGCTGTGCTCGGGCAAGGTCTTCTACGACCTCGACGCCCACCGGCACGCCGCGGGCACGACCGACACGGCGATCGTCCGCGTGGAGCGCCTCTACCCGTTCCCCGACGAGGAACTCGTGGCGGAACTCGCCCACTTCCCCGCGGCCGCGGACGTGCGGTGGGTGCAGGAGGAGTCGGAGAACCAGGGTGCGTGGTCGTTCGTCGCGCCGCGTCTGCACCGGCTGACCCGGCGCGCTGTGGAGTGCGTGAGCCGGCCCGAGGCGCCCGCGCCCGCGGTCGGCTCGGCCCGCCGGCACGGCGTGGAGCAGAAGGCTCTCGTGACATCGGCCTTCCAGTGA